In the genome of Daucus carota subsp. sativus chromosome 9, DH1 v3.0, whole genome shotgun sequence, the window CATAAAATGTAGGTGAGGCATGCTCAACAATTTGATCCTTAACCTGCACAACCATGGTATCGGCTTGAACACACACGCCACTGCATTGAACATTACGTGTATCATCACGAGCTTTGGTGCTAAAGGTAATCCCATCCATTTTGTAACCATTGTATGTAGGGACATCCTTATTGGGCCCATCTGCGAGCCATCTTATTTCTTGTGATATCTCCTTTTCGTCAAGCAAATCTGAAGCAATCTGCCAAAGATAgcataaaagttataaaatgaCTTATGTGACAGTTTTAAAAATGCACAAAAATGTTATAAAGTGCACATAATACCTTTGCTCTAAACCATTCTGGGAATGTCTCATTTTGCTTATTCTTTAGCCAcatttcattattttcatttgCCGGATATTTAGTCATCAAAAATGACATGTGTTCACTGCATACAATTAAAAGAGACTATGTAAATGATAACATAATGATGTATAATATCAGGATTAAGAAGAAAATTAAGAAATGACTTACTTAAAATATGGCCCAACCGCAGCCGTATTTTGTAAAACACATAAATGGGCTAAATGCAAATCATTGTCGCTCGGAGTTATAACTGATGCACCAGATAATGGCCTACAAAAGGCATCCTTCCTATGCCTACCATTTTTTGGCAACCCAACTGTCGCTTCCTCATGGTTCACCAAACACTCAACAGCTTCTTCTGCAACATAGGCCTCAGCAATGCAACCTTCTGCACGAGCCTGATTCCTTATATATCCTTTAAATGTCTTCATATATCTCTCAAAAGGATACATCCATCTAAGAAAAATTGGTCCACAAAGCTCTACTTCTCGTACAAGATGGACCGAGAGATGAAACATAATATCAAACAAGGAAGGGGGGAAGTATTTTTCAAGTTGGCACAAAGTTTCCACCAGCTGGGATTGCATTTTCTCCAACTTATCAACCTCAATAACTTTACTACAAATTGCCTTAAAAAAAAGACAGAATCTAATGACAGTGTTTCTGACCTGTTTTTGCAGTGACGACCGTATCGCAATTGGGAGCAAGTGATGCAAGATCATATGGCAGTCGTGAGATTTCATTCCAGTAAGTCGAAGAGTTTCCATTGAAACTAAACTTCTAATATTTGAACAGAAGCCATCAGGCAACTTCATGCCTAGAAATGATGAGCAAACTACTTTTTTTTCCGAATGAGTTAAATTCAAAGATGCCAATGGTAACTTCTCCTTTTTCCCGGGAGTTTTTGGCCTTAGCTCCGTTCTTATTCCCATTTCAGCCATGTCTAGCCGGACAGATTCCTTGTCTTTTGTCTTCTTGGGTATATTAAGCATAGTACCAAGTAAAGCTTCGCAAATATTTTTCTCAATGTGCATAACATCGAGAACATGTCTAACCGGCAAAAACTTCCAATACTCAAgttcaaaaaatatagaaaccTTCTTAAAAATAGGTCGAACATCACCTTTTTGGAATCGAGGTTGGCGTTGTGTCTTACCAAAGACATGACCctttaaatgttttgttctctcAAGCACCTCCTCCCCGGTTAATGGAATTGGGGCAGTTCCCTTTTCCACTGTGTTATCAAAATCTTCTTTCTTCCTTCGATATGGATGTGCACGGGGCAACCACCTCCGATGCCTCATGACCACGCACTTACGGTAATTAGCAAGCCTCGTTGCTTTTGTTCCATCAACGCAAACAGGACACGCATTATACCCTTTTACAATGTTCCCTGACAAGTTACCATAGGCTGGATTGTCACTAATTGTCCATAATAAAATGCCTCGCAGCAAGAAATACTCCCTCTTGTATGCGTCATAAACTTGTTTTCCAGTCCA includes:
- the LOC135149567 gene encoding uncharacterized protein LOC135149567, with protein sequence MDRSWLMADRRTKEFERGVDELLLFAFENGCDENKISCPCLKCAHSKSWRAQTVRCHLFQNGIDQTYTHWIWHGELNTESKSPTEDTASSESVDQIPMKPENDDIDDDISFDSADAFNHVQSEHEPLYPGCEGFTKMKALEWSMKKFTYAPNDCVLYRGEKDEDETRCRVCQASRWKLNKKGEELEGVPAKVLWYFPLIPRLRTLFSSAQTAKDLTWHDTERINDDGFNPFYSTNIDYSCWPVLMSIYNLPPWLCMKTKYIMLCLLISGPKEPGNDIDVFLQPLIEDLQNLWTGKQVYDAYKREYFLLRGILLWTISDNPAYGNLSGNIVKGYNACPVCVDGTKATRLANYRKCVVMRHRRWLPRAHPYRRKKEDFDNTVEKGTAPIPLTGEEVLERTKHLKGHVFGKTQRQPRFQKGDVRPIFKKVSIFFELEYWKFLPVRHVLDVMHIEKNICEALLGTMLNIPKKTKDKESVRLDMAEMGIRTELRPKTPGKKEKLPLASLNLTHSEKKVVCSSFLGMKLPDGFCSNIRSLVSMETLRLTGMKSHDCHMILHHLLPIAIRSSLQKQVRNTVIRFCLFFKAICSKVIEVDKLEKMQSQLVETLCQLEKYFPPSLFDIMFHLSVHLVREVELCGPIFLRWMYPFERYMKTFKGYIRNQARAEGCIAEAYVAEEAVECLVNHEEATVGLPKNGRHRKDAFCRPLSGASVITPSDNDLHLAHLCVLQNTAAVGPYFNEHMSFLMTKYPANENNEMWLKNKQNETFPEWFRAKIASDLLDEKEISQEIRWLADGPNKDVPTYNGYKMDGITFSTKARDDTRNVQCSGVCVQADTMVVQVKDQIVEHASPTFYGVIIGIWELDYNNFRIPIFRCNWIDMNRGTKVDDLGYTLVNLNKLGFFNYPFVLAKHVKQVCYIDDPLDKLWSVVLKLPEKNYYEDNDEENEGSVEVELENECFVPNFPDVDLDEEDTTSYMRDVDELIQLS